Below is a window of Geomonas oryzisoli DNA.
TTCTACGTCATCATGATCATGGCCGGCTGGAAGAAGACCATCGAGGTGCTGCCTGCCATCATCGTCTGCGGCGTTACCTTCGCCTTCGCACAGTGGGGTACCGCGAGTTACCTCGGTCCCTACCTCCCCGACGTGACCGCGTCGCTGTTGACCCTGGCCGCCCTGGTCATCCTGCTCAAGTTCTGGCAGCCGGCAACCGTTTGGACCTTCGACCACGAGCCCGAGTTCACCGGCAAGGAAAGCCACGACTACACCGGCGCCGAGATGTTCCGCGCCTGGGCGCCCTACCTCGTCCTCACCATCATGGTTCTGGTCTGGGGTATCCCTTCGGTCAAGACCGCCCTGGACAAGAGCAAGGTGGTGATCCCCGTATCCGGCCTGGACAACGCCATCGTGAAGAAGGTCTCCAAGCCGGAAGACGGCATCAAGAAGGTCGCGGTCGTGAAAGCCGAAGCTGCCAAGCAGGCGGCGTCGCTCTCCCCGGCCGATGCCAAGCAGGCAGCCCTCACCGTCGGCCTGACCGAACTGCAGGCGCTCGAGGACAAGGTCCTGGCAGTCGAGCAGAGCCTGCCGGCCGGCAAGCCGGTGGTCACCGCAGAGCGTCTGGCCGCATACGACGCGGTCGACAAAAAACAGAAGGACATCCAGAAGATCCAGAAAGAACTGGTCGAGGCGAAGGCGGTCGACAAGGCGCAGTTCAAGGCTCTGGATAAAGCCCTCACCGACCAGCTCCCGGCCAAGGTTCCCGCCAAGTTCACCTTCAACTTCATGTCTGCGGCCGGTACCGCCATCCTGATCGCGGCCATCATCTCGGCTCTCATTTGCGGCGTAGGTATCGTCGACTTCTTCCAGGTGCTCGGCAAGACCCTGTACGACATGCGCTGGCCCGCGGTCACCGTCGCCTCCGTGGTCGGTCTCGCCTTCGTCATGAACGCCTCGGGCATGACCACCAGCATGGGCATCTCCTTCACCAAGGCGGGCGCCATGTTCCCGTTCCTCTCCCCGTTCCTGGGCATGCTGGGCGTGTTCCTGACCGGCTCCGACACCTCCAGCAACGTCCTCTTCGGCGGTCTGCAGAAGGTCACCGCGGAGCAGCTCGGCATGAACCCGCTCCTGACCGGCGCCGCCAACACCAGCGGCGGTGTCATGGGCAAGATGATCTCCCCGCAGTCCATCGCCGTCGCCTGCGCCGCCACCGGCCTCGTCGGCGAGGAAGGCAACCTGTTCCGCTTCACCCTGAAGCACGCCCTGTTCCTGACCACGGTCATGGGCGTGATCGTGGCGCTGCAGGCCTACGTCTTCCCCTGGATGATTCCCTGATAGACGGCAGCACTCCCCGGGAGGCAGCACCTCCCGGGGGATCTCCCGCACCCCGACGGCGGCGGGAACCCTACGGTCCTTACCCGCGCAACTCCCCACTTCCGATCACCGCGGCGCCAGGATCGCCTGAAAACCGCGAAGGGCCCATGGTATGGCGAAGAACCTCTTCAAGATAATCTGGCAGACCGTACTCCTTTGGCTGGTGTTCCGCCTGGGGGTGTTCCTGGTCGGCGCCCTGCATCTCTCCCTCCCCGGAAACGTGGCGGGGATGCTGCTCATGTTCGCCCTGCTCTCGAGCGGCCTGGTCAAACCCGCCTGCATCGAGGCGGCGAGCGGGTTTCTCCTGAAGCACTTTGCCTTTTTCTTCATCCCGATTTCGGTCGGGCTCATGTCCTTCGGTTCCCTGATGCGCCAAAGCGGGGTGGCGCTGCTGGCCATCCTGCTGTTGAGCGCCATGGCCGGCGCGGCGGTGACCGGAGTCACCGTGCAGCTTCTGCAGCGCAGGAGGGAGCCGTGAACCAGCTCCTCTTCGCCCTATTCGTGCTGGTCACCCTGGGGGCCTACCTGGCCACCCGCTGGCTCTTTCTCACCTACCGCAATCCCCTTTTGAATCCGGTTTTTCTGAGCACGGTTGCCCTCATCGCCCTGCTGCAGGCGACCGGTCTCACGCTGGAGGATTACCGCCCTGCGAAGGACTTCATGACCTTTCTGCTCGGGCCGGCTACCGTGGCGCTGGCGCTGCCGCTCTATCACAACCGGCAGGTGCTCAAGCGACACGCGCTTCCGGTCCTCTCCGGCGTCGCCGCAGGCTCCCTCACCACCATGGCCGCGGCGCTCGCGGCGGGTCGGTTGCTGCAACTGGACCGCGGCGTGCTCCTCTCACTGGGGCCCAAGTCGGTAACGGTACCGATCGCGGTGGAGATCTCCCGGCTGACCGGAGGGGAGGCGAGTCTCACCGCCGCCTTCGTGGTCGCCACCGGGATGATCGGCTCCATCGCCGGACCTGCCCTGCTTAGCCTGTGCCGGGTGCAAAGCCCGGTTGCGCGCGGACTTGCCTTGGGCACCGTGTCGCACGGGCAGGGGACGGCCGTGGCGCTTCTGGAAAACGAGACCGCCGGCGCCATGGGCGGGGTCGCCATGGCCATCGCCGCGGTTTTCACCGCACTGGTGGCTCCGTACTATCTGCCCCTATTTCTGCGCTAGCGGCGACAGCGGCTAACGGTTCAACCTCACACGAAAGAAAGGAACTAACGCCATGGAAGATAGCTTCATCAAAGCCCTCAGCGAGATAGTGGGGGCGCAGTATACCCTCTCCGATCCCGAGTCGCTTGCCTGTTACGGCTACGACTCCACCCCCGAACTGCAGAGCCGACCCGGGGTGGTCGTCCTTCCCGGGAATTCCGAGGAGATAGCCCGGGTCATGGCGCTCTGCGAAGGCGCCGGCGTGCGGGTCACCCCGCGCGGCTCCGGCACCAACCTCTCGGGGGGCTCGATCTCCTTTGATTCCGGCGTCGTGCTGCAGACCAGCAGGATGAACCGGATCCTCGAGATCGACGAGGAGAACCTGACCGCCACCGTCGAAACCGGCGTGATCACCTCGACGCTGCACCGCGAGGTGGAGGCCAAGGGGCTCTTCTATCCTCCCGATCCGGGCAGCATGAACATCTCCACCATGGGCGGCAACGTCGCCGAGAACTCCGGCGGTCTCAGGGGACTCAAGTACGGCGTCACCGACGACTACGTCATGGGGCTCAAAACGATCCTCGCCAACGGCGAGATCTTGAAAACCGGCGGCAAGGTGGTCAAGGACGTGGCGGGCTACAACCTGAACCAGCTCCTGGTCTCTTCGGAAGGAACCCTCGGAGTCTTCTCGGAGATCACCGTGAAGCTGATCCCCAAGCCGCAGACCAAGAAGACCATGCTGGTGCATTTCCCGCAGCTCGAGCAGGCGGCGCTCACCGTCTCCCACATCATCGCGGCGCGCATCATCCCGGCGACGCTGGAGTTCCTGGACCGCACCACCATCAAGTGCGTCGAGGACTACGCCCACGTGGGGCTTCCCCTGGATGTCGACGCCGTGCTCCTCATCGAAGTGGACGGGCACCCCGCGCAGGTCGAGGAAGATGCCGCCGGCATCCGGTCGATCTGCGAGCGGCATCACTGCTCCTTCTTCCAGACCGCGGCCAGCACGGAGGAGGCTTTGAAGCTCGCCACCGCCCGCCGCGTGGCGCTCTCGGCCCTGGCCCGGGTCCGTCCCACCACCATCCTCGAGGACGCCACCGTGCCCAGAAGCTGCATCGCGCCGATGGTGAAGCTGATCCAGGACACCGCCAAGAAGTACGACCTGTTGATCGGCACCTTCGGACACGCCGGCGACGGCAACCTGCATCCCACCTGCCTCACCGACGAGAGGAACCCCGACGAGATCAAGAGGGCGCACCAGGCCTTCGGCGAGATCTTCGAGGCGACCATCGCCATGGGGGGGACCATCACCGGCGAGCACGGTGTCGGTGTGGCCAAGAAGAAGTATCTGCCCAAGCTGGTCGGGGAGTCCGGCCTCAAGGTGATGCGCGGCATCAAGGGGGCCTTTGACCCCAGGGGCATCCTCAACCCGGGGAAAATCTTCTAGTCGGACGTCAGACCGGTCTGACCAGTCTGACCAGTCGGACTAGTCAGAGAGAAAAGAGGCCATCATGGATTTCGTAAAACTGATCAACTGCATGCGCTGCGGCATGTGCCTGCCGCACTGCCCGACCTATAAGGAAACCTTCCTGGAGACTGCCTCGCCGCGCGGACGCGTGGCGCTGGTGCGCAAGTTCCAGGAAGGCGAGCTGGTGGAGAGCGAGAAGTTCCTCGAGTACGTCTCCCTCTGCCTGGACTGCCAGGCCTGCGCCTCGGCCTGCCCTTGCGGCGTCAATGCCGGCGAGCTGGTGGCCGAGTTCCGCTGCGAGAGAAAGCAGGAGCAGGGGCTCTCCACCATGGAGGACCTGATCCTGAGAAAGCTGGTGCCGCACCCGGATCGCCTGGAGGCGGCCACGGCGCCGCTGAGGCTCTACCAGCGCACCGGCCTGCAGAAGGTGGTCCGCTCGCTCGGTCTTTTGAAGGTATTCCCGGCGGCGCTGGAGCGGATGGAGGGGCTGCTGCCCAAGCTCCCCGAGGCCCCGCTGCGCCAGACCATCAACGAGGTCACCCCTGCGGTCGGCGAACAGAAAGGGACGGTGGGCTTCTTCCTTGGCTGCGTCATGAGCCTCATCTTCAGCGAGGCGAGCCTTGCCACCGTGGAACTGCTCTCCAGCCTGGGCTACAAGGT
It encodes the following:
- a CDS encoding L-lactate permease: MPWIQSYTPVAGSLAMSALVAAIPLVVIFVCLAVFKMKAHKAGPLAVASALAIAIFVWQMPAKLAGLATLHGAAFGLFPVFYIVVTTILLYNITVKGGQFEIIRASLAGLTGDRRLQALLIAFCFGAFIEGAAGFGTPVAIAGATLVGLGFRPFYAAGVCLIANTAPVAFGAIGIPVVALAGVMGYDDAGLMKLSTMVGRQLPFVSIFIPFYVIMIMAGWKKTIEVLPAIIVCGVTFAFAQWGTASYLGPYLPDVTASLLTLAALVILLKFWQPATVWTFDHEPEFTGKESHDYTGAEMFRAWAPYLVLTIMVLVWGIPSVKTALDKSKVVIPVSGLDNAIVKKVSKPEDGIKKVAVVKAEAAKQAASLSPADAKQAALTVGLTELQALEDKVLAVEQSLPAGKPVVTAERLAAYDAVDKKQKDIQKIQKELVEAKAVDKAQFKALDKALTDQLPAKVPAKFTFNFMSAAGTAILIAAIISALICGVGIVDFFQVLGKTLYDMRWPAVTVASVVGLAFVMNASGMTTSMGISFTKAGAMFPFLSPFLGMLGVFLTGSDTSSNVLFGGLQKVTAEQLGMNPLLTGAANTSGGVMGKMISPQSIAVACAATGLVGEEGNLFRFTLKHALFLTTVMGVIVALQAYVFPWMIP
- a CDS encoding LrgB family protein; translated protein: MNQLLFALFVLVTLGAYLATRWLFLTYRNPLLNPVFLSTVALIALLQATGLTLEDYRPAKDFMTFLLGPATVALALPLYHNRQVLKRHALPVLSGVAAGSLTTMAAALAAGRLLQLDRGVLLSLGPKSVTVPIAVEISRLTGGEASLTAAFVVATGMIGSIAGPALLSLCRVQSPVARGLALGTVSHGQGTAVALLENETAGAMGGVAMAIAAVFTALVAPYYLPLFLR
- a CDS encoding CidA/LrgA family protein; this encodes MAKNLFKIIWQTVLLWLVFRLGVFLVGALHLSLPGNVAGMLLMFALLSSGLVKPACIEAASGFLLKHFAFFFIPISVGLMSFGSLMRQSGVALLAILLLSAMAGAAVTGVTVQLLQRRREP
- a CDS encoding FAD-binding oxidoreductase, coding for MEDSFIKALSEIVGAQYTLSDPESLACYGYDSTPELQSRPGVVVLPGNSEEIARVMALCEGAGVRVTPRGSGTNLSGGSISFDSGVVLQTSRMNRILEIDEENLTATVETGVITSTLHREVEAKGLFYPPDPGSMNISTMGGNVAENSGGLRGLKYGVTDDYVMGLKTILANGEILKTGGKVVKDVAGYNLNQLLVSSEGTLGVFSEITVKLIPKPQTKKTMLVHFPQLEQAALTVSHIIAARIIPATLEFLDRTTIKCVEDYAHVGLPLDVDAVLLIEVDGHPAQVEEDAAGIRSICERHHCSFFQTAASTEEALKLATARRVALSALARVRPTTILEDATVPRSCIAPMVKLIQDTAKKYDLLIGTFGHAGDGNLHPTCLTDERNPDEIKRAHQAFGEIFEATIAMGGTITGEHGVGVAKKKYLPKLVGESGLKVMRGIKGAFDPRGILNPGKIF